A window of the Candidatus Neomarinimicrobiota bacterium genome harbors these coding sequences:
- a CDS encoding sugar phosphate isomerase/epimerase, which yields MSYCISRREFVKLLAATGMVLPFNPFAYRLTADLRYSDNLGVQLYTIRDLLKDNPAAILNAVAQIGFKHVELHDNTILNQLVPLLREVGLKITSTHITPALVTGNWEMLERSGISPQTKDVDSVISEVRKHDVEYVVFSWIHPDERGGLDSYLKLAEQLNVAGEKCNASEIKLCYHTHSFEFEPMDNSTPFRILESETDPDLVYFEFDSFWISIAGLDPVEFLQKHGSRCQLMHLKDLKRGIPVAYDSPETNDAFEEVGDGVVNFPELLKTAKGFDISYCYVEQDHTPHSPIVSLRQSFQYLHNLNL from the coding sequence ATGAGCTATTGCATATCCCGCAGGGAATTCGTGAAGCTGCTTGCAGCGACCGGCATGGTGCTACCGTTCAATCCATTTGCCTACCGTCTGACGGCTGACCTCAGATACTCAGATAACTTAGGGGTACAGCTTTACACAATCCGCGACCTATTGAAGGATAATCCGGCTGCAATCCTCAATGCTGTTGCCCAAATCGGGTTTAAACATGTTGAACTGCACGATAATACAATACTGAACCAGCTCGTCCCTCTGTTACGCGAGGTCGGTCTCAAGATAACAAGTACTCACATCACGCCGGCTCTGGTGACGGGAAACTGGGAAATGCTGGAAAGGTCTGGAATTTCTCCCCAAACTAAAGACGTTGATTCGGTAATATCTGAAGTCCGCAAACATGATGTAGAGTACGTTGTATTCTCTTGGATTCATCCCGATGAACGGGGTGGTCTAGACTCTTACCTCAAGCTTGCCGAGCAGCTCAATGTTGCGGGTGAAAAGTGTAATGCATCAGAAATCAAGCTGTGTTATCATACCCACTCTTTCGAATTCGAACCGATGGACAATTCAACGCCGTTCCGTATCCTTGAATCGGAGACCGATCCTGACCTGGTATACTTTGAATTCGATTCCTTCTGGATTAGCATCGCCGGTCTCGACCCAGTTGAATTCCTCCAGAAACACGGAAGTCGATGTCAACTAATGCATCTAAAGGATCTGAAGAGAGGAATTCCAGTTGCATACGACTCGCCCGAAACAAATGATGCTTTCGAGGAAGTTGGGGACGGCGTAGTCAATTTCCCTGAGCTATTGAAGACAGCAAAAGGATTTGACATCAGCTACTGTTATGTTGAACAGGATCACACGCCTCATAGCCCCATAGTCAGTCTGCGACAGAGCTTCCAATACCTTCACAATCTTAATCTGTAG